One window from the genome of Candidatus Cloacimonadota bacterium encodes:
- the hemW gene encoding radical SAM family heme chaperone HemW — MLKITSKKKIAVYIHIPFCTKKCAYCGFYSVNYDADSVERYFKNLRNSISNFPYKNEYEVSTIYFGGGTPSLIPFHQLYSVVSAIVNNFSVNKNAEVTLEANPLNISKSSAKDYRILGINRISLGAQSFIDSELKSLGRLHTHKEIQPAVENIRRNCTENISLDLMFGIPSQSKKTWETSLQKAAELNPNHISSYCLSLENNTYMKNNASSYDFPDEDLQREMYYFMLDFLAENGLEQYEISNFSKSGYKSKHNLAYWHGDEYIGFGAAAHSFYKMRRIANPANIENYCGRIEDGNYPFESDKEISEREFISDKIVLGLRLSEGIYLPEFKNKYNFDVEKNFKKIISQLIKSDFLMKKDNRLKLTRKALFVSNSILSEFI; from the coding sequence ATGCTGAAAATAACCTCAAAAAAAAAGATAGCTGTTTATATTCATATCCCGTTTTGTACAAAAAAATGTGCTTACTGCGGATTTTATTCTGTAAACTATGATGCGGATTCTGTAGAAAGGTACTTTAAAAATTTGCGGAACAGTATCTCCAATTTTCCTTATAAAAATGAATATGAAGTATCCACAATTTATTTCGGGGGTGGCACCCCATCTTTAATCCCATTTCACCAACTGTATTCAGTCGTGAGCGCGATCGTAAATAATTTTTCGGTAAATAAAAATGCGGAAGTTACACTCGAGGCAAATCCGCTAAATATAAGCAAATCGTCGGCGAAAGATTATCGCATTCTGGGAATTAATCGCATTAGTTTGGGCGCACAATCTTTTATTGATTCCGAGCTCAAATCTCTCGGGCGTCTGCACACACACAAAGAAATACAACCTGCTGTAGAAAATATCCGCAGAAATTGTACTGAAAATATCTCTCTTGATCTAATGTTTGGAATCCCATCTCAATCCAAAAAAACTTGGGAAACTTCTCTGCAAAAAGCAGCAGAACTCAATCCAAACCACATCTCATCCTACTGCCTTTCTCTGGAAAATAATACTTATATGAAAAACAATGCATCGTCATACGATTTTCCCGATGAGGATTTGCAAAGAGAGATGTATTATTTTATGCTTGATTTCCTTGCTGAAAACGGATTAGAGCAATATGAAATTTCAAACTTTTCCAAGTCCGGTTATAAATCCAAACACAATTTGGCATATTGGCATGGGGATGAATACATCGGTTTTGGAGCAGCTGCTCATTCTTTTTACAAGATGAGGAGAATCGCGAATCCGGCAAATATCGAAAATTATTGTGGGCGAATTGAGGACGGAAATTATCCGTTCGAAAGCGACAAAGAAATTTCCGAAAGAGAATTTATCTCAGATAAAATCGTGTTGGGTTTACGGCTTAGCGAAGGAATTTATTTACCTGAATTTAAGAATAAATATAATTTTGACGTTGAAAAAAATTTTAAAAAAATAATTTCTCAACTTATTAAATCCGATTTTTTAATGAAAAAAGACAACAGACTGAAATTGACAAGAAAAGCACTTTTTGTGTCCAATTCAATTTTGAGTGAGTTTATCTAA
- a CDS encoding asparagine synthetase B, which produces MKKFLRTIFTFAFFIMLPSFIYADILIPMDLSQTNHLKAYGITFKALENGWDCKWLLNYRDGSFLIPESATIKDLCHIRGVYYEKVSPTDIIQIEQIIQKSNMDIIHLEKAPKIAVYTLPKNMSDQTKGFAGEPWDDAVTLALTYADIPYDTIYDPEILQGKLDEYDWLHLHHEDFTGQYGKFYASFRNAKWYQTIQNFEENLAKKLGFKKVWQLKHAVVEMINSYVENGGFLFAMCGATDTFDIALAAKNLDICATPFDGDPIQSNAEKQLDFDRTFAFKDFTLVKNPFEYEFSSIDASNYAKIRGAEADYFTLFNFSAKYDPVPTMLTQCHANVVNGFLGQTTSFHKKYVKKSVIILGEVEGAEEVKYIHGNIGRGTFTFYGGHDPEDYQHKIGDPPTRLELYKNSPGYRLILNNILFPAAKKKKLKT; this is translated from the coding sequence ATGAAGAAATTTTTAAGAACAATTTTCACATTCGCATTTTTTATTATGCTGCCTTCTTTTATTTACGCAGACATTTTGATCCCGATGGATCTATCTCAAACGAATCATCTTAAAGCGTATGGGATTACTTTTAAAGCTCTGGAAAACGGGTGGGATTGCAAATGGCTGTTAAATTATCGCGACGGTTCTTTCCTAATTCCTGAAAGTGCAACCATAAAAGATTTGTGTCACATTCGAGGTGTTTATTATGAGAAAGTTTCACCCACCGATATAATTCAAATCGAACAGATCATACAGAAATCTAATATGGATATAATTCACCTGGAGAAAGCTCCCAAGATTGCCGTTTATACTTTACCGAAAAACATGTCGGACCAAACCAAAGGCTTTGCCGGAGAACCCTGGGATGACGCAGTAACTTTGGCTTTGACTTATGCCGATATTCCTTACGATACAATTTACGACCCGGAGATACTTCAAGGTAAATTGGACGAATACGATTGGTTGCATTTGCATCATGAAGATTTCACCGGACAATATGGAAAATTTTATGCAAGTTTCCGTAATGCAAAATGGTATCAAACAATTCAGAATTTTGAGGAAAATCTGGCAAAAAAACTCGGATTCAAAAAAGTCTGGCAACTTAAACACGCTGTGGTCGAGATGATCAATTCTTATGTGGAAAATGGTGGTTTCCTCTTTGCTATGTGCGGTGCTACGGATACCTTTGATATTGCTCTTGCTGCAAAAAATTTGGATATTTGTGCCACACCATTTGACGGCGACCCGATACAAAGTAATGCCGAGAAGCAGCTTGATTTCGATCGGACCTTTGCTTTCAAGGATTTCACGCTTGTGAAAAATCCATTTGAATACGAATTTTCCAGCATTGACGCGAGTAATTATGCAAAAATACGCGGAGCGGAAGCGGATTATTTTACATTATTCAATTTTTCTGCGAAGTATGATCCGGTGCCCACCATGTTAACTCAATGCCATGCGAACGTTGTAAATGGATTTTTGGGACAAACCACCTCATTTCATAAAAAATATGTGAAAAAAAGTGTGATCATTCTCGGCGAAGTAGAAGGAGCAGAAGAGGTAAAATATATTCATGGAAATATCGGTAGAGGGACTTTTACCTTTTATGGAGGACACGACCCGGAAGATTATCAGCATAAAATCGGAGATCCGCCAACCCGATTGGAATTATATAAAAACTCGCCCGGGTACAGACTTATTTTAAATAATATTTTATTTCCTGCTGCCAAGAAAAAAAAATTGAAAACGTAA
- a CDS encoding 4Fe-4S binding protein: MRKSYGKNQNRKYIQLGILGISFIFFLLLIRGVLASAHAYCPYSLVCFGTWNIFTKGVPFIFSIAIIFGILILVSSIFLGRWFCGYACPIGTIQELVYSTKHTKKKFNQLIPYKIHKYLNIIKYVILIFTIVAAILSSQALYMKFCPILAIAHPQTITIAGIISLLIIVVGGYFVERFWCRYICPFAALMNLMQKFADFLKIKRYKIFRNIHTSLNCFNCPNYCPMYIDIGDNEKINSPNCIKCFKCVRLCSTEDPKNSTCIYRD; the protein is encoded by the coding sequence ATGAGAAAATCCTACGGAAAAAATCAAAATCGAAAATACATCCAGCTTGGTATTCTGGGGATTTCGTTTATTTTTTTCCTTTTGCTAATTCGGGGAGTGCTGGCAAGTGCTCATGCCTATTGCCCTTATTCTCTAGTTTGTTTTGGAACTTGGAATATTTTCACAAAAGGCGTTCCGTTTATTTTTTCCATAGCTATTATTTTCGGAATATTGATTTTGGTTAGTTCTATTTTCTTGGGAAGATGGTTTTGCGGATACGCCTGTCCAATCGGTACTATTCAGGAACTTGTTTATTCTACAAAGCATACTAAGAAAAAATTCAACCAGCTGATCCCGTACAAAATCCACAAATATTTAAATATCATCAAATATGTAATTTTGATATTCACGATAGTCGCAGCTATTCTGAGTTCGCAAGCTCTATATATGAAATTCTGCCCAATTCTGGCAATTGCTCATCCGCAAACAATTACAATCGCCGGAATCATTTCCCTACTAATTATTGTGGTTGGCGGCTATTTCGTCGAAAGATTTTGGTGCAGATATATTTGTCCCTTTGCCGCTTTGATGAATCTGATGCAAAAATTTGCAGACTTCTTAAAGATCAAACGTTACAAAATATTCCGAAATATTCACACAAGTCTAAATTGTTTTAATTGCCCAAATTATTGCCCAATGTACATTGACATCGGGGATAACGAAAAAATAAATAGTCCAAATTGTATAAAATGTTTTAAATGTGTACGTTTGTGTTCGACAGAAGATCCAAAAAACAGCACATGCATTTATAGAGATTAA